Within the Oncorhynchus keta strain PuntledgeMale-10-30-2019 unplaced genomic scaffold, Oket_V2 Un_contig_6330_pilon_pilon, whole genome shotgun sequence genome, the region cctcctcaaCCAGAATCTTACCAAGGCTACGTACAGATTACCAGATGGAACTCTAGTAACCAGGAACGAGCCTCCACAaccttctcctaacctctcctctgctctcctcaacCAGAATCTTACCAAGGCTACGTACAGATTACCAGATGGAACTCTAGTAACCAGGAACGAGCCTCCACAaccttctcctaacctctcctctgctctcctcaacCAGAATCTTACCAAGGCTACGTACAGATTACCAGATGGAACTCTAGTAACCAGGAACGAGCCTCCACAaccttctcctaacctctcctctgctctcctcaacCAGAATCTTACCAAGGCTACGTACAGATTACCAGATGGAACTCTAGTAACCAGGAACGAGCCTCCACAaccttctcctaacctctcctctgccctcctcaaCCAGAATCTTACCAAGGCTACGTACAGATTACCAGATGGAACTCTAGTAACCAGGAATGAGCCTCCACAaccttctcctaacctctcctctgccctcctcaaCCAGAATCTTACCAAGGCTACGTACAGATTACCAGATGGAACTCTAGTAACCAGGAACGAGCCTCCACAaccttctcctaacctctcctctgctctcctcaacCAGAATCTTACCAAGGCTACGTACAGATTACCAGATGGAACTCTCGTAACCAGGAACGAGCCTCCACAaccttctcctaacctctcctctgctctcctcaacCCTAATGTCCGTGGAGCCTCCTATAGGGGGGGGTCTCTGGCCCCCCCTAGCCCCTCCCCCAACCTGTCCAATGCTCTCCAGAACCAGAACCTGCGTTCCGCCACTTACAGACTACCTGATGGGACCTTAGTGACCCGGGCCCAGCCTAGCACTCCCCAGCTCTCCAACGCTCTACAGAACCAGAACCTGCGTTCAGCTACGTACAGACTTCCTGACGGGAGCATGATGACGAGACCTGTTCCCGCCACCCCCCAGCTTGGCAATGCCCTACAGAACCAGAACCTCCGTGGGGCCTCCTACCGCCTGCCCTCCTCGCTGGAGGAGCCTGGAGGGGGGCGATACGCCGTGGTCATGCCCCAGGTCCAGGGCTCTGGGCCGGGGCAAGGGGCAGGGCATCACTGGGCTCAGGGCCCAGGGCCTGGGATGGGGACACAGCCTAGGGGTCCAGGGGAGCAGGTGGATGTGTGGGGGTCAGAGACAGTGCTGCCCCACCCCACTGTCCAGAACCTCACCAAGTGGTCCATGTACCGGGATGAGGAGCTGCTGGATCCCCCGGGGCCCCCCCaccatggacagagagagatggacctggaGCCGGACTGGGCTCCAAACAGGGAAGGGGAACCCACTGGGCCCTGGTACGATAAGGTAATACTGGTTTAACTATAGAACCCACTGGGCCCTGGTATGATAATGTAATACTGGTTTAACTATAGAACCCACTAGGCCCTGGTATGATAAGGTAATACTGGTTTAACTATATAACCCACTGGGCCCTGGTATGATAATGTAATACTGGTTTAACTATAGAACCCACTGGGCCCTGGTATGATAATGTAATACTGGTTTAACTATAGAACCCACTGGGCCCTGGTATGATAAGGTAATACTGGTTTAACTATATAACCCACTGGGCCCTGGTATGACGAGGTAATACTGGTTTAACTATAGAACCCACTGGGCCCTGGTATGGGCCCTCGTAATACTGAAAATACTGTTAATACAGTAAGCTACTACTGGTATGATATGGTAATACAGTaagctaatataataataatataatataataatatatatgccatttagcagacgcttttatccaaagcgacttacagtcatgtgtgcatacattctacgtatgggtggtcccgggaatcgaacccactaccctggcgttacaagcaccatgctctaccaactgagctacagaaggaccataccaGCTACTACTGGTATGATAAGGTAATACAGTAGGCTACTACTGGTATGATAAGGTAATACAGTAGGCTACTACTGGTATGATAAGGTAATACAGTAGGCTACTACTGGTATGATAAGGTAATACAGTAGACTACTACTGGTATGATAAGGTAATACAGTAGGCTACTACTGGTATGATAAGGTAATACAGTAGACTACTACTGGTATGATAAGGTAATACAGTAGGCTACTACTGGTATGATAAGGTAATACAGTAGACTACTACTGGTATGATAAGGTAATACAGTAGACTACTACTGGTATGATAAGGTAatactgtaggctactactgGTATGATAAGGTAATACAGTAGGCTACTACTGGTATGATATGGTAATACAGCAAGCTACTACTGGTATGATATGGTAATACAGTAAGCTACTACTGGTATGATAAGGTAATACAGTAAGCTACTACTGGTATGATAAGGTAATACAGTAAGCTACTACTGGTATGATAAGGTAATACAGTAAGCTACTACTGGTATGATATGGTAATACAGTAACCTACTACTGATATGAGAAGGTAATACCGGTGATATTAGTACTACTGGTACGATGAGATAATACAGTAGCCTACTATTGGTACGATAAGGTAATACAGTAAACTGCCTCTGGTACGATATGGTAGTACAGTAAGCCTCTACTGTAATGATAAGGTAATACAGTAAGCTGCTACTGTTATGATAAGGTAACACAATAGGCTACTACTGGTATGATATGGTAACACAGTAAGCTACTACTGGTATGATAAGGTAATACAGTAAGCTACTACTGGTATGATATGGTAATACAGTAACCTACTACTGATATGAGAAGGTAATACCGGTGATATTAGTACTACTGGTACGATGAGATAATACAGTAGCCTACTATTGGTACGATAAGGTAATACAGTAAACTGCCTCTGGTACGATATGGTAGTACAGTAAGCCACTACTGTAATGATAAGGTAATACAGCAAGCTACTACTGTTATGATAAGGTAATACGGCTACTACTGGTATGATAAGGTAATACAGTAGACTACTACTGGTATGATAAGGTAATACTGTTAATACTGGTACGATGAGGTCATACAGCTACTGTTATGATAAGGTAATACTGGTACTACTGGTACGATGAGGTCATACAGCAAGCTACTACTGTTATGATAAGGTAATACTGATAAACAGTAAatgaaggtgtagaagcacagtggctaagaaaaactccaAAGAAAgcccagaacctaggaagaaacctagagaggaaccaggctatgaggggtggccagtcctcttctggctgtgccgggtggagattataacagaacatggccaagatgttcaaatgttcataggtgaccagcagggtcaaataataataatcacagtagttgtcgagggtgcagcaagtcagcacctcaggagtaaatgtcagttggcttttcatagctgatcattcagagtatctctaccgctcctgctgtctctagagagttgaaaactgcaggtctgggacaggttgcacatccggtgaacaggtcagggttccatagctgcaggcagaacagttgaaactggagcagcagcacgaccaggtggactggggacagcaaggagtcatcaggccaggtagtcctgaggcatggtcctagggctcaggtcctccgagaaagagaaagaaagaaagaaagagagagagagagagagagagagagagagagagagagagaaaaaggacaTCGTATAAGACAGGAAAAAtattccagatataacagactggccctagccccccgacacataaactactgcagcataaatactggaggctgggaCAGGAgtggtcgggagacactgtggccccgtccgacaatacccccggacagagccaaacaggcaggatgtaaccccacccactttgctaaagcacagcccccacaccactccaaccaccaatttaccatcctgagacgaggccgagtatagcccacaaagatctccgtcacgggacaacccaaggggggggcgccaacccggacaggaagatcacatcagtgactcaacccacttaagtgacacacccctcctagggacggtatgaaagagccccagtaagccagtgactcagcccctgtaatagggttagaggcagaggatcccagtggaaagaggggaactggccaggcagagacagcaggaccaaatcagagagataggtaggagcaagcccatgaaatgctttgtaggttagcagtaaaagcttgaaatcagcccttgccttgacaggaagccagtgtagggaggctagcactggaggaatatgatcaattttttggttcttgtcaggattctagcagctttatccgggtagccggaaagtagagcattgcagtagtctaaccgagaagtaacaaaagcatggatacatttttctgcatcatttttggacaaagtttctgattttttgtaatgttacgtagatggaaaaaagctgtccatgaaacagtcttgatatgttcgtcaaaagagagatcagggtccagagtaacgcaagaggtaaaatatatagtgaaaacaatagtggtcctaaaacggaaccttgaggaacaccgaaatttacagttgatttgtcagaggacaaaccattcacagagacaaactgatatctttccgacagataagatctaaaccaggcagaGTTGTGCAgcctcaggacaactgagctttgaaggaatacgcagatttaaagaggagtccgtaatttgctttttaataatcatgatcttttcctcaaagaagttcatgaatttaccactgctaaagtgaaagtcatcctctctcgggaatgctgctttttagttagctttgcgacactatcaaaaaggaatttcggattggtcttattttcctcaattaagttagaaaaataggatgatcgagcagcagtaagggctcttcggtactgcacggtactgtctttccaagctagtcggaagacttccagtttggtgtggagtcatttccgttccaattttctggaagcttgtttcagagctcgggtattttctgtgtaccagggagctagtttcttatgagaaatgtttttagtttttaggggtgcaactgcatctagggtattgcgcaaggttaaattgagttcctcagttaggtggttaactgattttgtcctctggcatccttgggtagacagagggaatctggaaggacgtcaaggaatctttgtgatgtctgtgaatttatagcacaacttttgatgttccttggttggggtctgagcagattatttgttgcaattgcaaacgtaataaaatggtggtccgatagtccaggattatgaggaaaacattaagatccataacatttattccatgggacaaaactaggtccagagtatgactgtgacagtgagtgggtccagagacatgttggacaaaacccactgagtcgatgatggctccgaaagccttttggagtgggtctgtggacttttccatgtgaatattaaagtcaccaacgattagaatattatctgctgtgactacaaggtccgataggaattcagggaactcaatgaggaacgctgtatatggcccaggaggcctgtaaacagtagctataaaaagtgattgagtaggctgcatagatttcatgactagaagctcaaaagacgaaaacctATTTTTTTACCAGTAATACTGGTACGATAAGGTAATACTGGTACAATAAGGTAATACTGGTACAATAAGGTAATACTGGTACGATAAGGTTATACCGGTAATACTGGTACGATAAGGTAATACTGGTATGATACGGTAATACCGGTATGATAAGGTAATACCGGTAATACTGGTATGATAAGGTATTACTGGTACGGCAAGGTAATACCGGTATGATAAGGTAATACCGGTAATACTGGTACGATAAGGTAATACTGGTACGATAAGGTAATACCGGTAATACTGGTACGATAAGGTAATACTGGTACGATAAGGTAATACTGGTACGATAAGGTAATACTGGTATGATACGGTAATACCGGTATGATAaggtaacatttacattacatttaagtcatttagcagacgctcttatccagagcgacttacaaattggtgcattcaccggTAATACTGGTATACCGGTAATACTGGTATGATAAGGTATTAATGGTATGGCAAGGTAATACCGGTATGATAAGGTAATACCGGTAATACTGGTACGATAAGGTAATACTGGTACGATAAGGTAATACTGGCACAATAAGGTAATACCGGCAATACTGGTACGATAAGGTAATACTGGTACGATAAGGTAATACTGGTACAATAAGGTAATACCGGTAATACTGGTACGATAAGGTAATACTGGTACGATAAGGTAATACTGGTACGGTGAGGTAATACCGGTAATACTGGTACGATAAGGTAATACCAGTAATACTGACACGATAAGGTAATACCGGTAATACTGGTACGATAAGGTAACACCGATAATACTGGTACGACAAGGCAATACTGGTATGATAAGGTAATAAGGGTAATAATGGTACGATAAGGTAATACTGGTAATACTGGTATTATAAGGTAATACTGGTACGATAAGGTTATACTGGTACAATAAGGTAATACCGGTAATACTGGTACGATAAGGTAATACCGGTAATACTGGTACGATAAGGTAATACTGGTACAATAAGGTAATACCGGTAATACTGGTACAATAAGGTAATACCGGTAATACTGGTACGATAAGGTAATACTGGTACAATAAGGTAATACCGGTAATACTGGTACCATAAGGTAATACCGGTAATACTGGTACGATAAGGTAATACTGGCACAATAAGGTAATACCGGCAATACTGGTACGATAAGGTAATACTGGTACGATAAGGTAATACTGGTACAATAAGGTAATACCGGTAATACTGGTACGATAAGGTAATACTGGTACGATAAGGTAATACTGGTACGGTGAGGTAATACCGGTAATACTGGTACGATAAGTTAATACCAGTAATACTGACACGATAAGGTAATACCGGTAATACTGGTACGATAAGGTAACACCGATAATACTGGTACGACAAGGCAATACTGGTATGATAAGGTAATACGGGTAATAATGGTACGATAAGGTAATACTGGTAATACTGGTATTATAAGGTAATACTGGTACGATAAGGTAATACTGGTACGATAAGGTTATACTGGTACAATAAGGTAATACCGGTAATACTGGTACGATAAGGTAGTACTGGTACGATAAGGTAATACTGGTACGATAAGGTAATACTGGTACGATAAGGTAATACCGGTAATACTGGTACAATAAGGTAATACCGGTAATACTGGTACGATAAGGTAATACTGGTACAATAAGGTAATACCGGTAATACTGGTACAATAAGGTAATACCGGTAATACTGGTACGATAAGGTAATACTGGTACAATAAGGTAATACCGTGAATACTGGTACAATAAGGTAATACCGGTAATACTGGTACGATAAGGTAATACTGGTACAATAAGGTAATACCGGTAATACTGGTACAATAAGGTAATACCGGTAATACTGGTACAATAAGGTAATACCGGTAATACTGGTACGATAAGGTAATACTGGTACAATAAGGTAATACCGGTAATACTGGTACAATAAGGTAATACCGGTAATACTGGTACGATAAGGTAATACTGGTACAATAAGGTAATACCGGTACGATAAGGTAATACCGGTACAATAAGGTAATACCGGTAATACTGGTACGATAAGGTAATACTGGTACAATAAGGTAATACCGGTACGATAAGGTAATACCGGTACAATAAGGTAATACCGGTAATACTGGTACGATAAGGTAATACTGGTACAATAAGGTAATACCGGTACGATAAGGTAATACCGGTATGATAAGGTAATACCGGTAATACTGGTACAATAAGGTAATACTGGTATGATAAGGTAATGCCGGTACAATAAGGTAATACCGGTAATACTGGTACGATAAGGTAATACTGGTACAATAAGGTAATACCGGTACAATAAGGTAATACTGGTACGATAAGGTAATACCGGTAATACTGGTACAATAAGGTAATACTGGTACAATAAGGTAATACCGGTAATACTGGTACAATAAGGTAATACTGGTAATACTGGTACGATAAGGTAATACTGGTATGATAAGGTAATGCCGGTACAATAAGGTAATACCGGTAATACTGGTACGATAAGGTAATACCGGTATGATAAGGTAATGCCGGTATGATAAGTGGTACTGGATGCGATGTCTTGTGAATGTCGGTATATGAACTCaacggtgtgtctgtgtgtagatgTACTCCATCCGCAGCCTGCCCAGCATGGTGTACCGGGAGCAGCCAGAGGAAGACGGAGTCGAGGACATGACGCAGCTGGAgtgagaacacaacacaacacaacagcctTATTTAAAGGATGTGGAAGCTGCTATTTCAGCTGGTCTGTGTGCTTCTGTGTCTGTTGTTCCAGGGAGCTGTCTGAGGGATCTGTGCTGCTCAACCTGAACAAGAGGTTTGAGAGAGAGATCATCTATGTGAGTTTACTAACAACTCACTGGACACTGTACGCCCAGATAAACTAATAGCATTCACACATGTCCCTCTATCCCCTGTACAGACGTATAGCTAGGATCCtgttgtgtgtgttattagtggaatgtgtgtgtgtgtgtgtgtgtgtgcgtgcgtgcgtgcagaggcccattatcagaaaccatcactcctgtgttccaatggcacgtcgTGTTAGCTAATCGAAGTTCATCATTTTATAAAGGctagttgatcattagaaaacccttttgcgattatgttagcacagctgaaaactgttgtcctgattaaagaagcaatggcCTTCTGTAGActaattgagtatctggagcatcagcatttgtgggttcgattacaggctcaaaatggccagaaacaaagacctttcttctgaacctcgtcagtcttttcttgttctgagaaatgaaggctattccatgtgagaaagaaactgaagatctcgtacaacg harbors:
- the LOC127925826 gene encoding unconventional myosin-XV-like is translated as MYSIRSLPSMVYREQPEEDGVEDMTQLEELSEGSVLLNLNKRFEREIIYTYIGSILVSVNPYRMFNMYGTDMVLKHKGTALGENPP